One genomic window of Magnolia sinica isolate HGM2019 chromosome 3, MsV1, whole genome shotgun sequence includes the following:
- the LOC131240669 gene encoding UDP-glycosyltransferase 92A1-like — translation MTERKEQVLMLPFMAHGHLIPFLSLASLLEQKTTYTITIISTPQNILTVQSSLPPNTSIRLTSLPFIASDHGLPPNSENTHSIPTQLILRLISASETLQPAFEHLVAGICRRDGPPLYIISDMFMSWSVETAHKFGILHSIFNTMGAYGTAIFISLWKHLPHKRTEADEFPLPDFPNMYLHRTQLAETCKAADGMDPWSVFFRKHFSFWQQSHMILVNTVEDLESKALQQLRIILRKSIQAIGPVLPPPPSISKPEGSVLTCAEWLNMHPEGSVLYISFGSQNSIHIKQMMELAKGLEACGKAFIWVIRPPIGSDVKEGFRSEWVPDGFEDRVTERKQGILLHGWVPQVEILSHGSTGAFLSHCGWNSTLESLSYGMPVIGWPLGADQFCNSKLLVEELGVGVELARGTTAEISGLDVVRVVGMVMDGESEKGKEMRRKARQIQELMKAAVADEESGRGSSMIALEEFLKTAVAWRENP, via the coding sequence ATGACTGAGAGAAAAGAGCAAGTGTTGATGCTTCCCTTCATGGCTCATGGCCATCTCATCCCTTTCCTTTCATTAGCAAGCCTTTTAGAACAAAAAACAACCtacaccatcaccatcatcagcACCCCACAgaacatcctaaccgtccaatcatCTCTCCCTCCCAACACCTCCATCCGCCTCACATCTCTCCCCTTCATCGCCTCCGACCACGGCCTCCCGCCCAACTCTGAAAACACTCATTCCATCCCAACCCAACTCATCCTCCGCCTCATCTCCGCCTCTGAAACCCTCCAACCCGCCTTCGAACATCTCGTTGCTGGCATCTGCCGCCGCGACGGTCCACCTCTCTACATAATCTCCGACATGTTCATGTCATGGTCCGTCGAAACTGCTCACAAGTTCGGTATACTCCATTCCATCTTCAACACCATGGGAGCTTATGGGACCGCCATCTTCATCTCCCTGTGGAAGCATCTGCCTCATAAGCGAACTGAAGCTGATGAATTCCCATTACCGGATTTTCCAAACATGTATCTGCACCGCACCCAGCTTGCCGAGACATGCAAAGCTGCCGATGGAATGGATCCTTGGTCAGTCTTCTTCCGGAAGCATTTCTCCTTCTGGCAACAGTCACATATGATTCTTGTCAATACCGTTGAGGATTTGGAAAGCAAGGCATTGCAGCAGTTGAGAATTATTCTGCGGAAGAGCATTCAGGCAATCGGTCCCGtacttcctcctcctccttccaTTAGCAAACCAGAAGGCTCTGTGCTAACGTGCGCTGAGTGGCTTAACATGCATCCGGAAGGCTCTGTTTTATATATTTCATTTGGGTCTCAGAATTCAATCCATATTAAGCAGATGATGGAATTAGCGAAAGGATTGGAAGCGTGTGGTAAGGCTTTCATTTGGGTTATTAGGCCTCCGATCGGATCGGATGTGAAAGAGGGGTTTAGATCGGAATGGGTGCCGGATGGATTTGAAGATCGAGTTACAGAGAGGAAGCAGGGTATTTTGTTGCATGGATGGGTGCCGCAGGTGGAAATTCTGTCGCATGGATCGACGGGTGCGTTTTTGAGTCATTGCGGTTGGAATTCGACGCTGGAGAGCTTGAGCTATGGCATGCCGGTGATCGGATGGCCATTGGGTGCTGATCAGTTTTGTAATTCGAAGCTGTTGGTGGAAGAGCTGGGTGTTGGAGTGGAGTTAGCTAGGGGAACTACGGCTGAGATTAGTGGGCTAGATGTGGTAAGGGTGGTGGGAATGGTGATGGATGGAGAGTCAGAGAAAGGGAAGGAGATGAGAAGGAAAGCTAGGCAGATTCAAGAGCTGATGAAGGCAGCTGTTGCAGATGAAGAGAGCGGTAGAGGGTCTTCCATGATAGCCTTGGAGGAATTTCTGAAAACTGCAGTCGCGTGGAGGGAGAATCCATGA